The proteins below come from a single Silene latifolia isolate original U9 population unplaced genomic scaffold, ASM4854445v1 scaffold_73, whole genome shotgun sequence genomic window:
- the LOC141640192 gene encoding uncharacterized protein LOC141640192 encodes MEEGIYNARDKDIKVDIPEFHGSLNPEDLLDWLRSVERIFEYKDYNDRKSFKVIILKFKGYASLWYESMKHQRIRDGKEPIRSWAKLKNKLKEKFIAKDYTQDMFMKLTQLKQDQQTVESYLSNFEPLTLQCEITEKPEQKIARFVEGLEPKIASRVRMQQVWSFDEAVNLALRIEKLGKVKPMVSKLPPRTLFKPYTGVRIGETPKPVTKSTTDKGKAPVNSKVNPTVSRDKIRCFQCQGFGHFRKDRPSNRTLTLIEIEEWEREGLIEYEEDETLVLEEVETEEGSSKGQVVAPPDTGHNLVLWRVMNSQQAPLEVDQRSLIFRSRCTVQGRVCNMIIDEGSCTNVASTTLVSKLSLPTQYHPNPYKLRWLDKGSEVKVDKQYVMSFSIGKVYKDKIKQERPILVLLSKEIQKEVSNEIPAEVKSLIQKYREVFPVELPSGLPPPRGIEHHIDLMPRSVLSNKPAYRCDPTATKELQHQIEELMAKGFVRESLSPCAVPALLVQKKDGTWTMCTDSRAINNITVKYRFPIPRLDDILDELSGATVFSKIDLRQGYHHVRIREVDEWKTTFKTKHGLYEWLVMPFGLFNAPNTFMRLMIEVLRPCLGKFAVVYFDDILIYSSSSSEHLKRLETVFRILKEQKLFGKLEKCTFMVKEVAFLGYIISGRGISIYQEKVAAIQSWPTPKTITEVRGFHGLASFYRRFIRNFSAVVEPITKCMKKGEF; translated from the exons ATGGAGGAAGGAATCTACAATGCCAGAGATAAAGATATAAAGGTAGACATTCCTGaattccatggtagtttaaaccctgaaGATTTATTAGATTGGCTGAGATCTGTTGAAAGAATTTTTGAATATAAGGATTACAATGATAGGAAGTCCTTTAAGGTTATCATTCTAAAATTTAAAGGGTATGCTTCTCTATGGTATGAGAGTATGAAACATCAAAGGATCCGGGATGGGAAGGAACCAATCAGGTCTTGGGCTAAATTGAAAAATAAATTGAAAGAAAAATTTATAGCCAAAGACTACACCCAAGACATGTTCATGAAACTGACCCAGCTGAAACAAGACCAACAAACTGTTGAGTCTTACCTTAGCAACTTTGAGCCGTTAACCCTACAATGTGAGATTACTGAGAAACCTGagcaaaagattgctaggtttgtGGAGGGTCTAGAACCTAAAATAGCTAGcagggttagaatgcaacaagtttgGTCATTTGATGAAGCTGTCAACTTGGCTTTGAGGATTGAAAAATTGGGAAAGGTGAAGCCTATGGTGTCTAAGTTGCCTCCTAGAACACTTTTCAAACCTTACACAGGTGTGAGGATTGGAGAGACACCCAAACCTGTCACTAAGAGCACCACAGATAAGGGGAAGGCACCTGTAAACTCAAAAGTTAATCCTACTGTATCAAGAGACAAGATAAGGTGTTTCCAGTGCCAAGGATTTGGTCACTTTAGAAAGGACCGTCCTTCCAACAGGACTCTTACCCTGATTGAAATTGAAGAATGGGAAAGAGAGGGCCTCAttgagtatgaggaggatgaAACTCTTGTCTTAGAAGAGGTGGAGACAGAAGAGGGATCAAGCAAGGGACAAGTTGTTGCTCCTCCTGACACAGGACACAACTTGGTCTTATGGAGAGTTATGAACTCCCAACAGGCTCCTTTGGAAGTTGACCAAAGGTCGCTAATCTTCAGGAGCAGGTGCACAGTCCAGGGAAGGGTTTGTAATATGATAATTGATGAGGGAAGCTGCACCAATGTTGCCTCCACTACTCTGGTTAGCAAGCTGAGCTTACCCACCCAATACCATCCAAATCCATACAAGCTGAGATGGTTGGACAAAGGATCAGAGGTGAAGGTTGACAAGCAATATGTTATGTCATTCTCCATTGGAAAAGTGTACAAAGATAAG ATCAAGCAAGAACGGCCTATCTTGGTTCTGCTGTCAAAGGAGATTCAGAAAGAAGTGAGCAATGAGATACCTGCAGAAGTTAAATCATTGATTCAGAAGTACAGGGAAGTTTTCCCAGTTGAGTTGCCTAGTGGGTTACCCCCACCGAGAGGGATTGAACATCACATTGACCTGATGCCTAGATCTGTGCTGTCTAACAAACCAGCTTACAGATGTGATCCCACTGCAACCAAAGAGCTGCAACACCAAATTGAAGAACTGATGGCCAAGGGATTTGTGAGGGAATCCCTGAGTCCATGTGCAGTGCCTGCCTTGCTGGTACAAAAGAAGGATGGGACTTGGACAATGTGTACTGACAGTAGAGCAATCAATAACATCACTGTCAAGTATAGATTTCCAATCCCAAGATTAGATGATATACtggatgagcttagtggagccACTGTCTTTTCAAAGATAGATCTTAGACAGGGTTACCATCATGTTAGAATCAGGGAGGTAGATGAATGGAAAACCACATTCAAGACTAAGCACGGCCTCTATGAGTGgctggttatgccatttgggctctTTAATGCCCCTAACACATTCATGAGGTTAATGATAGAGGTGCTGAGACCATGTTTGGGCAAATTTGCCGTAGTCTACTTTGATGACATATTAATATACAGTAGTAGCTCTTCTGAACACCTCAAGCGTCTAGAAACTGTGTTCAGAATCCTCAAGGAACAGAAACTCTTTGGCAAGCTAGAGAAGTGCACTTTTATGGTTAAGGAAGTGGCCTTCTTAGGATATATTATATCTGGAAGGGGTATCTCTATTTATCAGGAGAAGGTAGCAGCAATACAATCATGGCCAACTCCTAAGACAATCACTGAGGTGAGGGGGTTCCATGGATTGGCTTCTTTTTACAGAAGATTCATCAGGAATTTCAGTGCAGTTGTTGAACCCATCACTAAATGCATGAAGAAGGGAGAATTTTAG